A genomic window from Pirellulales bacterium includes:
- a CDS encoding winged helix-turn-helix domain-containing protein: MATAMHESCVTEIGAAAGRVWHLLDVKGPQTITKLVKELDDVSRDVVMQGLGWLAREDKLEIEGEGRTRTVSLKAN; the protein is encoded by the coding sequence ATGGCTACTGCAATGCATGAATCGTGCGTGACAGAAATTGGTGCCGCCGCTGGCCGGGTTTGGCACTTACTAGATGTGAAAGGCCCGCAAACCATTACCAAATTGGTGAAGGAGCTCGACGACGTTTCCCGCGATGTGGTGATGCAAGGCCTGGGTTGGTTAGCGCGCGAAGACAAGCTGGAAATTGAAGGCGAGGGGCGCACACGAACGGTGTCGCTCAAAGCGAATTAG
- a CDS encoding GSCFA domain-containing protein, whose protein sequence is MIRRQCRKLTEPLAEFPITFEPRPLINKQSQVLALGSCFALRVKEWLLANDYRVLNEGDLPPTEFRGRREFDPRIYYNTFCIRYEFERAAGLFVQADDDIWEPHQNALRVYQDPYRRMLAAEDRDLLWQRIGAVDEHMRQHIRQADCVIITLGLTEVFFQQHNGHAICAAPGYCGGGGIGCEFRCTEYQENYANMEQVVQLLKQLNPQAHLILTVSPVPLAATWSGVDHAIANTESKCTLRAVAGALQRKYDHVHYFHSFELVMHAQRHEVFLEDGRHVMPNYVAGIMSDFERAFVKPQPAHVESSTTLPPSAPAKRKGPHFIDLSQTGPQAQSLAQR, encoded by the coding sequence ATGATCCGCCGCCAGTGCCGCAAACTGACCGAACCACTGGCCGAATTTCCCATTACTTTTGAGCCTCGGCCGCTGATCAACAAGCAATCGCAAGTGCTGGCCCTGGGAAGCTGCTTTGCGCTGCGCGTCAAAGAGTGGCTGTTGGCCAATGACTATCGGGTGCTGAACGAAGGCGATTTGCCCCCCACGGAATTTCGCGGACGCCGCGAGTTCGATCCGCGCATTTATTACAACACGTTTTGCATTCGATACGAGTTCGAGCGCGCGGCGGGCCTGTTCGTCCAAGCCGACGATGATATTTGGGAGCCGCATCAAAACGCGTTGCGGGTTTATCAAGACCCGTACCGCCGGATGCTGGCTGCTGAAGATCGCGATTTGCTGTGGCAGCGCATTGGCGCCGTCGACGAGCACATGCGCCAGCACATTCGCCAGGCCGATTGCGTCATCATTACGCTCGGGCTGACCGAAGTGTTTTTCCAGCAGCACAACGGCCATGCCATTTGTGCGGCGCCCGGTTATTGCGGAGGCGGCGGCATCGGCTGCGAATTTCGCTGCACCGAGTACCAGGAAAACTACGCCAACATGGAACAGGTGGTGCAACTTTTGAAGCAGTTAAATCCCCAGGCGCACCTCATTCTCACCGTCTCTCCGGTGCCGCTGGCGGCCACTTGGTCCGGCGTTGATCACGCCATCGCCAACACCGAAAGCAAATGCACGCTCCGTGCGGTGGCGGGGGCATTGCAGCGGAAATATGACCACGTGCATTACTTCCACAGCTTCGAATTGGTAATGCACGCCCAGCGGCACGAAGTGTTTTTAGAAGACGGCCGGCACGTGATGCCCAACTATGTGGCCGGCATCATGAGCGATTTCGAACGTGCTTTTGTGAAGCCGCAACCGGCCCACGTGGAAAGCAGCACGACACTACCGCCATCCGCCCCTGCCAAGCGGAAAGGCCCGCACTTCATCGATCTAAGTCAAACAGGGCCGCAAGCCCAATCGCTGGCTCAGCGCTAA
- a CDS encoding tetratricopeptide repeat protein encodes MKFHHHRPPQRRRWPPANILCALLSAALACTSGCQMFRPHDPVAQPVAESRHLSDRGINAMDRGDVVAAESLLSQAVKACPTDVEARRQYAEALWRGGLRLQAMEQLQKALALAPNDPQLTVRLGEMNLAMNKPGEARKMAEHVLDLTPNDASAWAVRARAEEAAGQYEQALADFDRALEYSHDDRPLLLETAELYRQLNRPQRALSTLTSLCETYGPNEEPQNVLYLKGLALQALNRHDEATDAFALALDHGPPTPELLYRLGEAQLTAGRNDDADRSLAQALSMDPNHAPSRALREQLEVASRPATTVYP; translated from the coding sequence ATGAAATTTCACCACCATCGTCCGCCGCAGCGCCGCCGCTGGCCGCCGGCCAATATCTTGTGCGCGCTTTTGTCCGCGGCGCTGGCCTGCACCAGCGGATGCCAAATGTTCCGGCCGCACGATCCCGTGGCCCAGCCGGTTGCCGAATCGCGACATCTTTCCGACCGCGGCATTAACGCCATGGATCGTGGCGATGTGGTCGCCGCCGAATCGCTTTTAAGCCAGGCCGTAAAAGCCTGTCCGACCGATGTCGAAGCGCGCCGCCAATATGCCGAAGCACTGTGGCGCGGCGGCTTGCGGTTGCAAGCCATGGAGCAATTGCAAAAAGCGCTGGCGCTGGCCCCCAACGATCCGCAACTTACCGTTCGCTTAGGCGAAATGAATTTAGCCATGAACAAGCCGGGCGAGGCGCGAAAAATGGCCGAACACGTGCTCGATTTAACTCCCAACGATGCCAGCGCTTGGGCCGTGCGCGCACGGGCGGAAGAAGCCGCCGGACAATACGAGCAAGCCCTGGCTGATTTTGACCGGGCCTTGGAATATTCCCACGACGATCGGCCCTTGCTGTTGGAAACTGCCGAGTTGTATCGGCAACTGAACCGGCCGCAGCGCGCGCTTTCCACGCTCACCAGCTTGTGCGAAACGTACGGCCCCAACGAAGAACCGCAAAACGTGCTGTACTTGAAAGGCCTCGCTTTGCAAGCGCTCAATCGGCACGACGAGGCAACCGATGCGTTCGCCCTGGCATTGGATCATGGCCCACCCACGCCGGAGTTGCTGTATCGACTGGGCGAAGCACAACTTACTGCCGGTCGGAATGACGACGCCGATCGTTCGCTGGCCCAAGCCCTGTCGATGGACCCCAACCACGCTCCCAGCCGGGCACTGCGGGAGCAACTGGAAGTGGCCTCTCGCCCCGCCACGACCGTATATCCCTAG
- a CDS encoding glycosyltransferase, with translation MFRIFIGWDSRFPEPADVLAYSLRKHSSIPLDIRYLKLPELRLNRTHDPLASTEFTYSRFLPPHLCHYQGNALFLDNDMLCLADIREIAELDMTGLALRVVKHDYQPIATVKMNGAVQTNYPRKNWSSMMLMNCANLALWSKDVVETATGAYLHRFQDIPDTQIGEIPKTWNTLDTMDATTKLIHWTSGGPWFEQTRNCPHADVWLQARDEMRAAPNDQNRRSARARQFIAAPLSVSMPNGVSPVAR, from the coding sequence ATGTTTCGCATTTTCATCGGTTGGGATTCCCGTTTTCCCGAGCCAGCCGACGTACTGGCATATAGCCTCCGCAAGCACTCGTCTATTCCGCTCGATATCCGCTACCTTAAGCTGCCGGAACTGCGGCTGAACCGCACGCACGATCCGCTGGCAAGCACCGAGTTCACGTATTCTCGATTTTTGCCGCCGCACTTGTGCCACTACCAAGGCAACGCCTTGTTCTTAGATAACGACATGCTGTGCCTGGCCGACATCCGCGAAATTGCGGAGCTCGACATGACCGGCCTGGCCCTGCGCGTGGTCAAGCACGATTATCAGCCCATCGCCACCGTCAAAATGAATGGCGCCGTTCAAACCAACTACCCGCGCAAAAATTGGTCCAGCATGATGCTTATGAACTGCGCCAACCTTGCGCTGTGGAGCAAAGATGTTGTCGAAACGGCGACGGGCGCATATTTGCATCGCTTCCAAGACATTCCCGATACACAAATTGGCGAGATTCCAAAAACGTGGAACACGCTGGACACCATGGATGCCACTACGAAGCTCATCCATTGGACCAGCGGCGGACCGTGGTTCGAACAAACCCGCAATTGCCCACACGCCGATGTGTGGCTCCAAGCGCGCGATGAAATGCGTGCCGCTCCCAACGATCAAAACCGGCGCAGCGCGCGGGCGCGCCAATTTATTGCCGCCCCACTCAGCGTTTCCATGCCCAACGGGGTTTCGCCTGTGGCGCGCTAA